A genomic window from Parasteatoda tepidariorum isolate YZ-2023 chromosome 10, CAS_Ptep_4.0, whole genome shotgun sequence includes:
- the LOC139426817 gene encoding probable glutamate receptor: MVDYFPSKLRLAVLPVTKAINVTRIDNTTIISGLEGEFIKLLAGALNFEYQIFIPPDFYGEMDAFGNYTGMMGMLQRNEVDMGFCHLDITYERSKVADSSVPYYQLEKTFMMNHAPLLSTTSAFMYPFGTLTWILFLIVLLSASVLFQTLISPKDSIISVFFNLWGSSFGQGMNYNPRSLSRRIPLGIWLIYSYVIILCYSSVLLSFLTSPIKMKQIKDFKDLYLAVREGKMECLSAAQSKELDNLLKSHVPHLRGLGEYIKRNHWFYYFPDKVKVPEHVAILGIPDLFRVAIGPPEKYFYSKDTFAYIHIGVAIRKAFCCKERFNTIVLRILSGGLYNKFREDILFRKDLKRNLNTDYSQSTIISPLGLSNLNGVFIIIGIGWTAEFSEDGREIERQLGLPASTIKVKSWLQSYCTRRCADHPHRMFVVRPHADYLIAAVC; encoded by the exons ATGGTGGATTATTTTCCCTCGAAACTTAGACTAGCAGTTCTACCCGTGACCAAGGCCATAAATGTTACAAGAATCGATAACACTACCATTATTTCGGGACTTGAAGgagaatttataaaactattggcGGGCGCATTAAATTTCgaatatcagatttttattcCCCCAGATTTTTACGGGGAAATGGATGCATTTGGAAACTACACCGGAATGATGGGAATGCTGCAAAGAAATGAAGTTGATATGGGATTCTGCCATTTAGATATTACCTATGAGCGTTCGAAAGTTGCAGACTCCAGTGTACCTTACTACCaacttgaaaaaacatttatgatgAATCATGCTCCGCTCTTGTCAACAACATCAGCATTCATGTATCCTTTCGGCACACTTACGTGGATTTTATTCCTTATTGTACTGCTCTCTGCGTCAGTGCTATTTCAAACTTTGATTTCGCCAAAAGATTCcattatttctgttttcttcAATTTGTGGGGATCTTCTTTCGGACAAGGAATGAACTACAACCCTCGCTCACTGTCCAGGCGGATACCACTTGGAATATGGCTCATTTATTCATACGtgataattttatgttacaGCTCAGTCTTGTTATCATTTTTGACATCTCCcatcaaaatgaaacaaataaaagactTCAAGGATCTCTATCTCGCAGTCAGAGAGGGGAAAATGGAGTGTCTATCAGCGGCGCAATCTAAAGAATTAGATAATTTGTTGAAAAGCCATGTACCTCATTTAAGAGGATTAGGGGAATACATTAAAAGGAATCACTGGTTTTACTATTTCCCTGACAAAGTCAAAGTTCCGGAGCATGTAGCAATACTTGGTATACCTGATCTATTTCGTGTGGCTATTGGGCCAcctgaaaagtatttttattcaaaggaTACTTTCGCATATATTCATATCGGGGTTGCAATCAGGAAAGCATTTTGCTGCAAAGAGCGCTTCAATACAATCGTACTACGAATTTTAAGTGGTGgcttatataataaattcagaGAAGATATCCTCtttagaaaagatttaaaacgaaatttgaaCACAGACTATTCTCAAAGCACAATAATATCACCTTTAGggttatcaaatttaaatggaGTGTTTATTATAATTGGTATTGGCTGGACTGCAG AGTTTAGTGAGGACGGAAGAGAAATAGAGCGACAATTAGGACTGCCTGCTAGCACAATTAAGGTGAAGTCTTGGCTTCAAAGCTACTGCACCAGGAGGTGTGCTGACCATCCTCATCGAATGTTTGTTGTTCGTCCCCATGCTGATTATCTCATCGCTGCTGTTTGCTGA